One stretch of Ipomoea triloba cultivar NCNSP0323 chromosome 8, ASM357664v1 DNA includes these proteins:
- the LOC116027747 gene encoding uncharacterized protein LOC116027747 isoform X3 translates to MANFSSQLGRGIADDVDLLTWLHHRVWPYESNMSEEDSYISALLCGIELIHSGVTCFAEAGGQHVSGMARAVELLGIRACLTESIMDSGEGLPESWATRTTEECIQSQKDLYKKHHNTADGRIKVWFGIRQIMNATDNLLMKTRDMAKELETGIHMHVAEIPYENQHVVATREVDHGTVAYLNSINFLEKNLLAAHTVWVNKDEVDILSNAGVKVSHCPAAAMRMLGFAPIREMLSAGICVSLGTDGAPSNNRMSIVDEMYLASLINKGREVFAKGTTDPTIFPAETILKMVTINGAKSVLWDKEIGSLEVGKKADMIVVNPSSWSMMPIHDCISSLVYSMRTENMVSVICNGRWIMKDKKILTVDEAEVLDAAKHASIELLRRAGIQIPSRMNVM, encoded by the exons ATGGCCAATTTCTCCTCCCAG CTCGGAAGAGGAATTGCCGATGACGTCGATTTGCTGACTTGGTTACACCATCGCGTTTGGCCGTACGAGTCGAACATGAGCGAGGAAGACTCTTACATTTCCGCTTTGCTCTGCGGAATTGAACTCATACACTCCGGT GTTACATGCTTTGCGGAAGCAGGAGGGCAGCATGTATCAGGAATGGCGAGGGCAGTGGAATTACTCGGCATACGAGCATGTTTAACAGAGTCCATAATGGATTCAGGTGAGGGATTACCTGAATCCTGGGCTACTAGGACTACAGAAGAGTGTATTCAG TCACAAAAGGACCTTTACAAGAAGCACCACAATACAGCAGATGGGCGGATTAAAGTATGGTTTGGAATACGGCAAATTATGAATGCAACTgataatttattaatgaaaacaaGAGACATGGCAAAAGAACTAGAAACTGGAATACATATG CATGTTGCAGAGATACCCTATGAAAACCAGCATGTTGTTGCCACAAGAGAAGTTGATCATGGAACTGTTGCATACCTTAACAGTATCAACTTTCTAGAGAAAAATCTGCTGGCAGCGCATACTGTATGGGTCAATAAGGATGAG GTTGATATTCTTTCAAATGCCGGGGTTAAAGTTTCACATTGTCCAGCTGCTGCAATGCGAATGCTTGGATTTGCACCCATAAGAGAAATGCTCAGTGCAGGGATTTGTGTATCCTTGGGAACTGATGGTGCACCATCAAATAATAGAATGAGCATTG TTGATGAGATGTACCTAGCTTCTTTAATCAACAAAGGTCGGGAAGTTTTTGCCAAGGGAACCACTGATCCAACAATATTTCCCGCTGAAACAATTCTGAAGATGGTAACAATTAATGGTGCCAAATCAGTACTTTGGGACAAGGAAATAGGATCACTTGAGGTGGGGAAAAAG GCTGATATGATTGTCGTCAATCCTTCTTCATGGTCCATGATGCCTATTCATGACTG CATTTCAAGCTTGGTATATAGCATGAGAACTGAGAATATGGTATCTGTCATATGTAATGGGCGTTGGATTATGAAGGATAAGAAGATCCTGACGGTGGATGAA GCAGAAGTCTTAGACGCAGCTAAGCATGCCTCCATTGAACTTCTGAGGAGGGCTGGTATCCAGATTCCTAGCAGAATGAACGTGATGTAA
- the LOC116027747 gene encoding uncharacterized protein LOC116027747 isoform X1 — METAAQNNGSLVILHNAVIVTMDAQSRVFLKGAVAIRSDTIIAIGQSADILLKFSSFSAQVIDLHGQFLLPGFINTHVHTSQQLGRGIADDVDLLTWLHHRVWPYESNMSEEDSYISALLCGIELIHSGVTCFAEAGGQHVSGMARAVELLGIRACLTESIMDSGEGLPESWATRTTEECIQSQKDLYKKHHNTADGRIKVWFGIRQIMNATDNLLMKTRDMAKELETGIHMHVAEIPYENQHVVATREVDHGTVAYLNSINFLEKNLLAAHTVWVNKDEVDILSNAGVKVSHCPAAAMRMLGFAPIREMLSAGICVSLGTDGAPSNNRMSIVDEMYLASLINKGREVFAKGTTDPTIFPAETILKMVTINGAKSVLWDKEIGSLEVGKKADMIVVNPSSWSMMPIHDCISSLVYSMRTENMVSVICNGRWIMKDKKILTVDEAEVLDAAKHASIELLRRAGIQIPSRMNVM, encoded by the exons ATGGAAACGGCTGCACAGAACAATGGGTCACTCGTCATACTCCACAATGCAGTGATCGTTACTATGGACGCTCAAAGCCGCGTCTTTCTGAAAGGCGCGGTTGCTATTCGAAGCGATACAATCATCGCCATCGGTCAATCCGCTGACATTCTTCTAAAATTCTCGTCGTTTTCAGCTCAAGTCATCGATCTCCATGGCCAATTTCTCCTCCCAG GGTTCATAAACACGCACGTCCACACGTCTCAGCAGCTCGGAAGAGGAATTGCCGATGACGTCGATTTGCTGACTTGGTTACACCATCGCGTTTGGCCGTACGAGTCGAACATGAGCGAGGAAGACTCTTACATTTCCGCTTTGCTCTGCGGAATTGAACTCATACACTCCGGT GTTACATGCTTTGCGGAAGCAGGAGGGCAGCATGTATCAGGAATGGCGAGGGCAGTGGAATTACTCGGCATACGAGCATGTTTAACAGAGTCCATAATGGATTCAGGTGAGGGATTACCTGAATCCTGGGCTACTAGGACTACAGAAGAGTGTATTCAG TCACAAAAGGACCTTTACAAGAAGCACCACAATACAGCAGATGGGCGGATTAAAGTATGGTTTGGAATACGGCAAATTATGAATGCAACTgataatttattaatgaaaacaaGAGACATGGCAAAAGAACTAGAAACTGGAATACATATG CATGTTGCAGAGATACCCTATGAAAACCAGCATGTTGTTGCCACAAGAGAAGTTGATCATGGAACTGTTGCATACCTTAACAGTATCAACTTTCTAGAGAAAAATCTGCTGGCAGCGCATACTGTATGGGTCAATAAGGATGAG GTTGATATTCTTTCAAATGCCGGGGTTAAAGTTTCACATTGTCCAGCTGCTGCAATGCGAATGCTTGGATTTGCACCCATAAGAGAAATGCTCAGTGCAGGGATTTGTGTATCCTTGGGAACTGATGGTGCACCATCAAATAATAGAATGAGCATTG TTGATGAGATGTACCTAGCTTCTTTAATCAACAAAGGTCGGGAAGTTTTTGCCAAGGGAACCACTGATCCAACAATATTTCCCGCTGAAACAATTCTGAAGATGGTAACAATTAATGGTGCCAAATCAGTACTTTGGGACAAGGAAATAGGATCACTTGAGGTGGGGAAAAAG GCTGATATGATTGTCGTCAATCCTTCTTCATGGTCCATGATGCCTATTCATGACTG CATTTCAAGCTTGGTATATAGCATGAGAACTGAGAATATGGTATCTGTCATATGTAATGGGCGTTGGATTATGAAGGATAAGAAGATCCTGACGGTGGATGAA GCAGAAGTCTTAGACGCAGCTAAGCATGCCTCCATTGAACTTCTGAGGAGGGCTGGTATCCAGATTCCTAGCAGAATGAACGTGATGTAA
- the LOC116027747 gene encoding uncharacterized protein LOC116027747 isoform X2: protein METAAQNNGSLVILHNAVIVTMDAQSRVFLKGAVAIRSDTIIAIGQSADILLKFSSFSAQVIDLHGQFLLPGFINTHVHTSQQLGRGIADDVDLLTWLHHRVWPYESNMSEEDSYISALLCGIELIHSGVTCFAEAGGQHVSGMARAVELLGIRACLTESIMDSGEGLPESWATRTTEECIQHVAEIPYENQHVVATREVDHGTVAYLNSINFLEKNLLAAHTVWVNKDEVDILSNAGVKVSHCPAAAMRMLGFAPIREMLSAGICVSLGTDGAPSNNRMSIVDEMYLASLINKGREVFAKGTTDPTIFPAETILKMVTINGAKSVLWDKEIGSLEVGKKADMIVVNPSSWSMMPIHDCISSLVYSMRTENMVSVICNGRWIMKDKKILTVDEAEVLDAAKHASIELLRRAGIQIPSRMNVM from the exons ATGGAAACGGCTGCACAGAACAATGGGTCACTCGTCATACTCCACAATGCAGTGATCGTTACTATGGACGCTCAAAGCCGCGTCTTTCTGAAAGGCGCGGTTGCTATTCGAAGCGATACAATCATCGCCATCGGTCAATCCGCTGACATTCTTCTAAAATTCTCGTCGTTTTCAGCTCAAGTCATCGATCTCCATGGCCAATTTCTCCTCCCAG GGTTCATAAACACGCACGTCCACACGTCTCAGCAGCTCGGAAGAGGAATTGCCGATGACGTCGATTTGCTGACTTGGTTACACCATCGCGTTTGGCCGTACGAGTCGAACATGAGCGAGGAAGACTCTTACATTTCCGCTTTGCTCTGCGGAATTGAACTCATACACTCCGGT GTTACATGCTTTGCGGAAGCAGGAGGGCAGCATGTATCAGGAATGGCGAGGGCAGTGGAATTACTCGGCATACGAGCATGTTTAACAGAGTCCATAATGGATTCAGGTGAGGGATTACCTGAATCCTGGGCTACTAGGACTACAGAAGAGTGTATTCAG CATGTTGCAGAGATACCCTATGAAAACCAGCATGTTGTTGCCACAAGAGAAGTTGATCATGGAACTGTTGCATACCTTAACAGTATCAACTTTCTAGAGAAAAATCTGCTGGCAGCGCATACTGTATGGGTCAATAAGGATGAG GTTGATATTCTTTCAAATGCCGGGGTTAAAGTTTCACATTGTCCAGCTGCTGCAATGCGAATGCTTGGATTTGCACCCATAAGAGAAATGCTCAGTGCAGGGATTTGTGTATCCTTGGGAACTGATGGTGCACCATCAAATAATAGAATGAGCATTG TTGATGAGATGTACCTAGCTTCTTTAATCAACAAAGGTCGGGAAGTTTTTGCCAAGGGAACCACTGATCCAACAATATTTCCCGCTGAAACAATTCTGAAGATGGTAACAATTAATGGTGCCAAATCAGTACTTTGGGACAAGGAAATAGGATCACTTGAGGTGGGGAAAAAG GCTGATATGATTGTCGTCAATCCTTCTTCATGGTCCATGATGCCTATTCATGACTG CATTTCAAGCTTGGTATATAGCATGAGAACTGAGAATATGGTATCTGTCATATGTAATGGGCGTTGGATTATGAAGGATAAGAAGATCCTGACGGTGGATGAA GCAGAAGTCTTAGACGCAGCTAAGCATGCCTCCATTGAACTTCTGAGGAGGGCTGGTATCCAGATTCCTAGCAGAATGAACGTGATGTAA